aaaaaaaaaaaaaatccttttgcATAAAGTGCCTGAACAAACATATATGCCAATATGAACACAAACAAGCCAAAGAATTATAAGAAAGGTCAAAAGTCTTGGTTTCCATCATAATTCATTACTTTATTACAACCGTTTGTACATTCAGTTAAACATCATCCATTGCGTTATATACATACatgtagaaaatggaacctTCGACAGCAGTAGTCCATATTTGACAACTTCCACGGTTCCTaatcaaattatttcttttttcttaatcCCCAGAAGGTTCCAAAACCTCacttatttaaatttaattaattgttttccTGTAATTAGAAGAAACCCTATCTTGTAATCAAGCGAGTCGTCGTCACATGAACAACGTGTTCGCCTTTGAAAATACATGGAAAGACCGCGTTTTCAATTCAGGCTGCCACACAAACCGTATAATATGTGGTTATATATAGACCTAAATCCCTCCCAAACCAAAACCATCATTATTTTTACTTACTAAATTGGAAACAATTACTCAGCGAGCAATGGCAAGCATCCCGAACCACGAAAACTCATGGGCCGATCAGTGGGACTACAACCCCGACCCTCTTCCTGCTTCCTACACCAAGAGCTCCGGGGGCGGTGCAAAGGCGAAATATGGTAAAAAAGTGGAGGAAGGGTTTGGGAAGACGAAGGCAGTTGCAGCAAACGGCATGAACAAAGTGAAGGTCGGGACTCAATTTGGGTTCCACTGGATCAAGGACAAGTGCCACAAGACTACCGGAAAACAGTAGGGCTAAGTACATAGCTACACAGCTTGATCGTTCTTTGATTTTAGTGACCTtctgtttgttgtttttgttgtatattttgtacacggatTTGATTGTTTATACTCTGGTTAATAAATGATTTTTTGATTTGTATCCGAATAGGAGTAAGaatttatggtttttttatACAACTTTTTACTCAGTTTATGATTCGAATTCTTTTTCTTATATATTACTACTGAATTTAAACTAGTCGAGGCCAAACAGAGCTTTGTTTCTTGGTCACTAATCAACTTAATTAGTTGATTCATGAAACCTAACAATCTCCGGTACTGTGGATCAAATCACAATTTATCCTTCCACGACGAATCGTTTGAACTATCCGTTGTTTCTAAGCGCCATCATTCAATTAGTTGGAAAATCTCATATACGATTCCACCCATCGGACCCATCCGTTGTTTAACAAGGTGGTTAAATTGAGGACGATATAAACACTATACCGGATTTTATACTGATTTCACCTCGCTCTGATGCACAGAAACAAAGACATTATAGAAAACTTAATTGAGGAGTTAACCTACACAGTATTAATCTATGCGTATTGCTGAAGCTCTCCGTACTTGCACGCTTCTGCAACAagaaatataatataaacagCCTACGCAATTATGAAAACCGATTTGCTTATTTAACAAGAAAACAtaatttcaaaataaactatataaTCTGTTAGTAATTAAGTTGGGCATGTTCTTGTTGACATATCGTTAAAAATTGAACTGTCTTTGACCCCCCAAAAAATATGGAACCTTCCACAAGGCCAAAGGTGACAACTGCCACGGTTTCCTTAACAGAGCTTTATTTCCTTCCAAGAAGGTTCAACGTCGTCAGTTATTTAAGAGGTGTTTGTTGATTTATCCTTTGAACTTGTATGCAACTGCTAatttcttccatgaactttaattttagccgattacccaCTTGAACCTTTTCAATTAGCCAAATTCCCCTTTGAACTTGAACTTTAGCCAATTATCTCATGAACTTTTTATAAATATCCAATTCCCCCCTCGCcttagattttaaaaactttcattcaatttttcatcatttttgctCTCATACAGTTGTCATGTATTGTTTCCGTGATCAAGATGGATGGAAAATTGGATGaacatttttaaaatctaaCACAAGGGAagaaattggctatttataaaagttcaggggtaatcggctaaaattataGTTtaagggggaaattggctaattataaaagttcaagagggtaatcaactaaaattaaagttcaagggaAAAATTAGCAGCTCCATACAAGTTTAGGGGACAAATCGACAAATATGCCGTTATTTAATTGTGTGTGAGAAGAGAGAAGGTTCTTCTGTTCCTTTGGGACACTTTCTGTTTTCTGTTACGTCACAAAAATAACCGCAAATTCAGGCTGCCATATGCATATATAAGAACCAACCCCCTCACAACAAAACGGATTACTTGGAATACAAGCAAATCTACTCACTCCCAAGAAAACTCTTATTCTGCATTTCAACTGAGTGTGGATGGAATCGACTGGCCCGAATCGGACGCCACGGCCAGATCAAGGGGACAGCAGCAACCAAGACTCGGCTCCTGTTTCCGAGACCAAGACAAGCTCCGGTGACGGCGCCAAGGTTAGCCATACTAAAAAAGTGGAAGAAGGGCTTGAAAGAATAAAAACTGCGGCATCAAATGGTATGAATAGGGTTAAAATAGCAGCTCATGTGGGCATAAATTAGATCAAGGGCAGGTACAAGTCGAGCCGAAAGCAGTAGCAGCAAGCAACCATTGAAAGAAGAAGTCACCCACAATTCTTCGATATTCTCCTTTTTAATTAGGTTGGTTGTATATTTCGTAGGGATTTGACCTGTAACAGTTGGTTGATTTCTTTGTTTCCAAGTCACGCTTTGATTTATTTTGCTGTTGAAACTTGTTTTTCTTGGGCATAAACGGAAGCGTGTGAGGAATGTATGCCCGGTTGCATGATAGAATCTCTTCGACTACACGTCTTaactcaaaataaataaatatcttgCATAACCAAGTCAGACACAGTACGTGCGAAAAAAGCAAACTATACAATTACAACCATTTTGATATAACAAAGTTTGTAAACATATTTCCTTCCTTGATCCACAaattatatacatttatttagctaaagagaaacaaagaaagaaaatgccCGGCTCCTTACTCATAcgtcttttgaattttttctcaAGACACCAGCAACTTGATAAATTATGTCATACATGCCAACGAGGGACGTATAAATCTTGGGGGAATTCAGATTTAGCATCGGGTGGGTCTGTCGTAAGTAGGAGGCAGGGAAGGGCAGTGCTCGTTCATGTTAGCGTATGGCTCTAGGGTGTTATATAGAGGTAGTTCCATCCGGTATTCACCAAGGATCTGGCAGAATAGGAGCTTTTCATCCTTACCGTTGCACCAACTTGGCAAGCGGGTTTGGTTATCCTCAAAAATCTTAAGCATGTATGCATCACGAATCTGCGAGCAAGTGCAATAATATGACTTAGAGAGTGAACTTATGAAGTAATATTGGCATGGTGCATTTATGAAAGCGAATGAAAACAAATTAAGTGCAAAATGACTTACAGTGAACTCAGTAACTTGTATAGAGTTGGAAATAGGACCGAAAATCCCAGCTTCTTTATACATTGCAAGAATAAAAGCAACACATGTGGTCGATTTTCCATCACTATATACCCATTCATCTTGTTCAGGAATTGTAAGCAAGTGATCAAAGGCCATTTCGCGGCTTTCAACCTCAGCTAGAATCTCATACAGGTCCAAACCCTACGAGGGAAAACACAAGTGAAAATTGAGAAACAATTCAATATGAAGCAAGCAGATAAAATACTTGAATAAACATAAAAGATAATTAGAATTCCTAAGCAGACCTCTTATCATTcatttctaaaaaataaaacaaaaaagaagtaaaCAGACTGGTGTACGATGTGAAATAACATGATATATAGTAACCTCAAGTGAAGCACAGTTACCTCTGTACCAAGCCGCTTGTTGAGAGCCTCATTCCACATATTTGCAGCATATGCAGGCTGCATTCTGGTCCACATAGACATGACAGAAACAACCTGAAAACAGGAGCTTCCATTTAGGATAAAAACTTAATAAAACCAAACATGCTACATCCAAAAAACCATACATACCTACGTAGTACAAGTGTGGATACTAATCATAATACGCATTATGAAGCTTGTGTGCACATGTGcgataacaatataaaataaactGACAACCAACACAATGAGACTGCACTTCATTTACAAACAATTTCTATAATGCTTATTGTACTAGAGCATATAAATTTTCAAAGAAGTAAATGCCATACCAAGTGAGTATCAAGAGGAGGAGGAAAGTTGTCGGCCATGGTGTCAATCCAGCTAAATATCATGTTGTGATAACCATATGGCTTCCCTGACATGCTCCGAGCATATTCCCATGCTGCAGTAGAATTGAATTTTGCACGCAACTCTGGATGCAAGGGAAGCAAGGCTATTTGGGGATTAGAACTATCCTTGAGTGCCAACTCCCACCACTCATCCCATGGAACCACTGCTATAATCTCTTCACCCTGCAATATTAATAAATgtaaattacaaaaagaaaaaaaactaagcACAATAACTCTACAAAAAGAAACGAACTGAGCAAAGTTGAAGATAATTAAGAATCTGTGCTAGGTTGTCATCTATTTAATTTTGTCCCTAAGCAAACGCTCATCATATGCTTATCACTATGATCCTAATTCAACTATCACCACTCTTAGCAATAACCAAAACATTTAGCTTAATTTCTATTCCAAATAAATCCAAAACCCATGAAATCAGTTGCTTCCATAAGCTTCAACTCAATGTACAATTGGTCCTGAAACCGTAACTTGTAGAAAACTAGGGCAATACCAATTGATAATAAGGGATAAAAGGCAACAAAGAAACCTACACGACAAAATCCAGACCcaacaagcaaaaaaaaacatgaaatgtaCATGGTGATCTTTATTTACTAAAGCTATGTACCATAGGGTGGACTTGTGCCACCCTATCGTCAACATTTTTTCCTTTATGAGCTACAGTACGTCCTTAACCCAATTCAAATTCATAACACTGTTTGAACACAAGGACAGTGCAACCATTAGTACTATAATATActgaaaaaaattgtgacaTACTACTCTTTATATTTAACCACTATGTAAGGTCCTCGATGTGATACCTTTTCATTCTCATGTCCAGATTCACCAACCCATAGATTGCCCATCTCATCCTTCAAGCACACTGATGTATGGCCAGCAAATGCTCCCGTTACCCATTTTTCCAATGTCTCAAATCCACCCCATCTACCACGGATCTTTGAAACTGCTAGAAAATCACCAGAATGAACATCTGCGGGATTTATGGTTGTTTGCCACGGCTGAGAACGTTTTTCAAATGTTGCACCCATGTGCTTCTTCAAAAAATCCAAGTTTGCATTTTGACCCCATGCAGTGTTAGAAAACAGAGGCAAAACAtctatcaaagaaagcattgtCCCCAGCATCCCTGATGGCATGAGAAACACAGAGACCCCGTGCTGCTTTACCTGCTCAACAGTCATCACAGTGTGTCAACTCGAATCAAATAAGTTTTCCTAGCTTATCGAAACAGATTACAGATGAATTTCATACATATTCCAACTCTGCAGATTCTTCCCACGAGTCGAACTTCAAAGTATGTTCTCGAGCAGAGAAGTAATAATCCCATGTAATACGATACGGTGTTGCAAAAACATAAAGATCCATACAGGCCCAGCTGTGTGCCTCAGAAGTCTGCagattaaaatttgataaacCATCCCCATCAACAATAAATTCTACAACTTAAAGTCCAAACCATGAATACCATAAACTGATTTCAGCTTGCCATTTACTCAGTTGAAAACAAAACCAATGAAAATTGTCGGAAATGCATTCAATTACCCAAACACtaccaaatttcaaaatttatagaACAAAAGCAAAAGATCGAACCTTTAGATAGAGAACGCCACCTCCCAAATCGGATTTACCCCGATCGCCTTCGGTGAACTCGAGCCGGGCCTGGTTACCGGAAAAGCAAGCCCCTTCCCATTGAATCGAACTGTTATCAGGAGTCACCGCCCCAATAAAAGAAGGCAACAAATCCACAGCACTATGGAAATTGTTGAGCACCGGCCACGATATCTGCCTCGGCAGAACCGGAAGCACGTCCTTGATCCTAAGGGGCACCTTCAGAGCGTCCCCAaagcctaaccctaaccctagtaAGCATAACAGAACTAATAGCAGCCGTGGAATGGGGGAAAATAGAGACATTGATTGGTGGTTGGATGGATGGGATTTTCCGGTAGAGAGagccctaaccctaaccctaaccctatccCTAACCCTAGAATCTGGGGACGTGAAGCGAAGACGTCGGTCAACAATGGAGTTGAAAGAGGTGGTGATTATCCATGTTGGTTCTTGCTGGAGTTttttagaaattatttttggaattttgggtttatttttggattttcattGACCgactttgattttgttttgggtAGTTCGGACGTTCCCACGGGAATGCTGGCTACGTTCTGTTAGGTCCGTTGGATGATCAGTGTGAAACGACACCGTTTCTCCATAAGTATTCTGAAGTCCTTAATCGTGAAAATCAAGAATGACTTCATCTTTAAAAATGCGTTGTTTGAAAAACTTTTACGtagaataattataaaaaacaaCGCGCACACATTTTTAATCGAAAAAAAGCTAAAAGAGAAACACATTAAGTTTCGAGTTTAGTCT
This Pyrus communis chromosome 6, drPyrComm1.1, whole genome shotgun sequence DNA region includes the following protein-coding sequences:
- the LOC137737012 gene encoding uncharacterized protein, whose product is MSLFSPIPRLLLVLLCLLGLGLGFGDALKVPLRIKDVLPVLPRQISWPVLNNFHSAVDLLPSFIGAVTPDNSSIQWEGACFSGNQARLEFTEGDRGKSDLGGGVLYLKTSEAHSWACMDLYVFATPYRITWDYYFSAREHTLKFDSWEESAELEYVKQHGVSVFLMPSGMLGTMLSLIDVLPLFSNTAWGQNANLDFLKKHMGATFEKRSQPWQTTINPADVHSGDFLAVSKIRGRWGGFETLEKWVTGAFAGHTSVCLKDEMGNLWVGESGHENEKGEEIIAVVPWDEWWELALKDSSNPQIALLPLHPELRAKFNSTAAWEYARSMSGKPYGYHNMIFSWIDTMADNFPPPLDTHLVVSVMSMWTRMQPAYAANMWNEALNKRLGTEGLDLYEILAEVESREMAFDHLLTIPEQDEWVYSDGKSTTCVAFILAMYKEAGIFGPISNSIQVTEFTIRDAYMLKIFEDNQTRLPSWCNGKDEKLLFCQILGEYRMELPLYNTLEPYANMNEHCPSLPPTYDRPTRC